The Nocardioides salarius genome includes a region encoding these proteins:
- the ftsH gene encoding ATP-dependent zinc metalloprotease FtsH — translation MKRFVKGPWLWIVVAVVGVLLALQFLAPSSGGDEIPASEMAAYIESGEVEELTFVDGDQEIRATLDDGVREEGAEVFSYWVQGTQPRLYNAASMQVSNGEIEELKTEISRPSALSSFLFSFLPLIIIFIVFLWLLNNMQGGGGRGVMQFGKSKAKLISKDMPTSTFADVAGANEAIEELGEIKEFLQEPAKFQAVGAKIPKGVLLYGPPGTGKTLLARAVAGEAGVPFYSISGSDFVEMFVGVGASRVRDLFEQAKENAPAIVFIDEIDAVGRHRGAGMGGGHDEREQTLNQLLVEMDGFDVRGGVILIAATNRPDVLDPALLRPGRFDRQIGVDAPDLDGRQKILEVHSQGKPMAPDIDLRSYARRTPGFTGADLANVLNEAALLTARNDEKQITNISLDEAIDRVIAGPQRSSRLMSEKEKLITAYHEGGHALVAAALPGNDPVHKITILPRGRALGYTMVLPDEDKYSQPRSQMLDQLAYMLGGRAAEELIFHDPTTGAGNDIEKATNLARAMVTQYGMTETLGAIKLGDSNSEPFLGRDLGHQRNYSEDVAAKVDQETRNLLAAAHQEAFDILEENRDVLDSLVLVLLDKETLDKEQIAEVFEPLRRRQARPAWTGSPHRRPSEVPAVEVPQEIRDRARANGSDRAGDDAGAGAVVTPPGSGGDVHGGPPTPGDGQSRP, via the coding sequence GTGAAGCGCTTTGTCAAGGGTCCCTGGCTGTGGATCGTGGTCGCCGTGGTCGGCGTCCTGCTCGCCCTGCAGTTCCTGGCCCCCAGCAGCGGCGGGGACGAGATCCCCGCCTCCGAGATGGCCGCCTACATCGAGTCGGGCGAGGTCGAGGAGCTGACCTTCGTCGACGGCGACCAGGAGATCCGCGCGACCCTCGACGACGGCGTGCGCGAGGAGGGGGCCGAGGTCTTCTCCTACTGGGTGCAGGGCACCCAGCCGCGCCTCTACAACGCGGCGAGCATGCAGGTCAGCAACGGCGAGATCGAGGAGCTCAAGACCGAGATCTCGCGCCCGAGCGCGCTGAGCTCGTTCCTCTTCTCGTTCCTGCCGCTCATCATCATCTTCATCGTCTTCCTGTGGCTGCTCAACAACATGCAGGGCGGCGGCGGCCGCGGCGTGATGCAGTTCGGCAAGTCCAAGGCCAAGCTGATCTCCAAGGACATGCCCACCTCGACCTTCGCCGACGTCGCCGGGGCCAACGAGGCGATCGAGGAGCTCGGCGAGATCAAGGAGTTCCTCCAGGAGCCCGCCAAGTTCCAGGCGGTCGGCGCCAAGATCCCCAAGGGCGTGCTGCTCTACGGCCCCCCGGGCACCGGCAAGACCCTGCTCGCGCGCGCCGTCGCCGGCGAGGCGGGCGTGCCCTTCTACTCCATCTCCGGCTCCGACTTCGTCGAGATGTTCGTCGGTGTCGGCGCCTCGCGGGTGCGTGACCTCTTCGAGCAGGCCAAGGAGAACGCCCCGGCCATCGTCTTCATCGACGAGATCGACGCCGTGGGCCGGCACCGCGGCGCCGGCATGGGCGGCGGCCACGACGAGCGCGAGCAGACCCTCAACCAGCTGCTGGTCGAGATGGACGGCTTCGACGTGCGCGGCGGGGTCATCCTCATCGCCGCCACCAACCGTCCCGACGTCCTCGACCCGGCCCTGCTGCGGCCCGGGCGCTTCGACCGCCAGATCGGGGTCGACGCTCCCGACCTCGACGGTCGCCAGAAGATCCTCGAGGTGCACTCGCAGGGCAAGCCGATGGCTCCCGACATCGACCTGCGCTCCTACGCCCGTCGTACGCCCGGCTTCACCGGCGCCGACCTGGCCAACGTGCTCAACGAGGCCGCCCTGCTGACCGCGCGCAACGACGAGAAGCAGATCACCAACATCTCGCTCGACGAGGCCATCGACCGCGTGATCGCCGGCCCGCAGCGCAGCTCGCGCCTGATGAGCGAGAAGGAGAAGCTCATCACCGCCTACCACGAGGGCGGCCACGCCCTGGTCGCGGCGGCGCTGCCGGGCAACGACCCGGTCCACAAGATCACGATCCTGCCGCGTGGACGCGCGCTCGGCTACACGATGGTGCTGCCCGACGAGGACAAGTACTCCCAGCCGCGCTCGCAGATGCTCGACCAGCTGGCCTACATGCTCGGCGGCCGGGCGGCCGAGGAGCTGATCTTCCACGACCCGACCACCGGCGCCGGCAACGACATCGAGAAGGCCACCAACCTGGCCCGCGCGATGGTCACCCAGTACGGCATGACCGAGACCCTGGGCGCGATCAAGCTGGGCGACTCCAACTCCGAGCCGTTCCTGGGCCGCGACCTGGGCCACCAGCGCAACTACTCCGAGGACGTCGCCGCCAAGGTCGACCAGGAGACCAGGAACCTGCTGGCCGCCGCCCACCAGGAGGCCTTCGACATCCTGGAGGAGAACCGCGACGTGCTCGACTCGCTCGTGCTGGTGCTCCTCGACAAGGAGACGCTCGACAAGGAGCAGATCGCCGAGGTCTTCGAGCCGCTGCGCCGCCGCCAGGCGCGCCCGGCCTGGACCGGGTCGCCCCACCGCCGGCCCTCCGAGGTGCCCGCGGTCGAGGTCCCGCAGGAGATCCGCGACCGGGCCCGCGCCAACGGCAGCGACCGCGCCGGTGACGACGCCGGTGCCGGCGCCGTGGTGACGCCGCCGGGCTCCGGGGGCGACGTGCACGGCGGCCCTCCCACGCCCGGCGACGGCCAGTCGCGGCCGTGA
- the tilS gene encoding tRNA lysidine(34) synthetase TilS: MKLHPSVAAVRVAVRRDLDDLDPGDTVVVACSGGPDSLALLAATVHEARAGGWRVVGATVDHGLQEGSAEHAERVVAQMGAMGADETLTARVQVGADAGIGPEAAARRARYAVLEQVADHVGAAAVLLGHTRDDQAETVLLGLARGSGGRSLAGMRRRFDRYRRPLLDVSRDDTVTACQVEGIETWDDPHNLDPGFARVRVRRSVLPVLEEQLGPGIAATLARTADQLRADSDLLDDIAEATYADLVTADGALPVEALEGVPDALRRRVLRLAALAAGAPAAELFHEHVLALDSLVTRWRGQKWVDLPGHLRGVRREGALRVESSR, translated from the coding sequence GTGAAGCTGCACCCGTCGGTCGCGGCGGTGCGGGTCGCGGTGCGCCGCGACCTCGACGACCTCGACCCCGGCGACACGGTGGTCGTGGCCTGCTCGGGTGGGCCCGACTCGCTGGCGCTGCTGGCCGCGACCGTGCACGAGGCCCGCGCCGGGGGGTGGCGGGTGGTCGGAGCCACCGTCGACCACGGCCTGCAGGAGGGCTCGGCCGAGCACGCCGAGCGGGTCGTCGCGCAGATGGGCGCGATGGGCGCCGACGAGACCCTGACCGCGCGGGTGCAGGTCGGCGCCGACGCGGGCATCGGGCCCGAGGCGGCCGCCCGCCGGGCCAGGTACGCCGTCCTCGAGCAGGTCGCCGACCACGTCGGGGCCGCGGCGGTGCTGCTGGGCCACACCCGTGACGACCAGGCCGAGACGGTGCTGCTGGGGCTGGCCCGCGGGTCGGGCGGACGCAGCCTGGCCGGGATGCGTCGGCGCTTCGACCGCTACCGCCGCCCGCTGCTCGACGTCTCGCGCGACGACACCGTCACCGCCTGCCAGGTCGAGGGCATCGAGACCTGGGACGACCCGCACAACCTCGACCCCGGCTTCGCCCGGGTCCGGGTGCGGCGCAGCGTGCTGCCGGTGCTCGAGGAGCAGCTCGGCCCCGGCATCGCCGCCACCCTCGCCCGCACCGCCGACCAGCTGCGCGCCGACTCCGACCTGCTCGACGACATCGCCGAGGCGACGTACGCCGACCTGGTCACCGCCGACGGAGCCCTGCCCGTCGAGGCCCTCGAGGGCGTCCCCGACGCCCTGCGCCGCCGGGTGCTCCGCCTCGCCGCACTGGCCGCCGGTGCCCCCGCCGCCGAGCTCTTCCACGAGCACGTGCTCGCCCTCGACTCCCTCGTCACCCGCTGGCGGGGCCAGAAGTGGGTCGACCTGCCCGGTCACCTGCGCGGTGTGCGGCGCGAGGGCGCGCTCCGGGTGGAGTCGAGCAGGTAG
- a CDS encoding carboxypeptidase-like regulatory domain-containing protein, translated as MQTTTLRRAGIAAVVTAALVVPFAQATGAERPTGARAPAVGETGRSIIHGQVVDSRTARPLDDVEVTALRVTKREETVAATDLSYASPDNEIDHGYFAMHVPAGTYAVVLARAGYRPTRVDVVKGRADRAGLGAPVELVALPRPSVTLSSTAGKGGLTVRAGRRVELVAQLGGQAREHPHRAGLDGARRTRAGCRRDHGAAPARPRPPRRPAGPGAHPGPLRRRRRLRRRRRPPRHLGHLHPARGEEEGVAGPGVRAHH; from the coding sequence ATGCAGACCACGACCCTGCGTCGCGCAGGCATCGCCGCCGTCGTCACCGCCGCCCTGGTGGTGCCGTTCGCCCAGGCGACCGGCGCCGAGCGGCCCACAGGCGCCCGCGCCCCGGCGGTGGGGGAGACCGGGCGCTCGATCATCCACGGCCAGGTCGTCGACTCGCGCACGGCCAGGCCGCTCGACGACGTCGAGGTCACCGCGCTGCGGGTGACCAAGCGCGAGGAGACGGTGGCGGCCACCGACCTCAGCTACGCCAGCCCCGACAACGAGATCGACCACGGCTACTTCGCCATGCACGTGCCGGCCGGCACCTACGCGGTGGTCCTGGCCCGCGCCGGCTACCGGCCGACCCGGGTCGACGTCGTCAAGGGCAGGGCCGACCGCGCCGGCCTCGGCGCACCGGTCGAGCTGGTCGCGCTGCCCCGCCCGTCGGTCACCCTCAGCTCCACGGCGGGCAAGGGGGGCCTGACGGTGCGGGCCGGTCGCCGCGTCGAGCTCGTCGCCCAGCTGGGGGGGCAGGCGCGGGAGCATCCCCACCGGGCTGGTCTCGATGGCGCTCGACGGACCCGGGCGGGGTGTCGCCGCGACCACGGTGCTGCGCCGGCGCGACCGCGGCCGCCTCGTCGCCCAGCTGGGCCGGGTGCGCACCCCGGGCCGCTACGACGTCGACGTCGACTACGCCGGCGACGCCGCCCACCGCGCCACCTCGGGCACCTTCACCCTGCGCGTGGTGAGGAAGAAGGGGTAGCCGGGCCCGGCGTCCGCGCCCACCATTAG
- the dacB gene encoding D-alanyl-D-alanine carboxypeptidase/D-alanyl-D-alanine endopeptidase codes for MVRRDPRHSSATSRDDAGRASTWAVLLLVLVLAAGAATWRLDLVDPARERVESLYEQVLGGEEEPDPRTDPAAVPPPPGLSLPALTDPDPVADPVDPGAAGEPSPTAVRRVLERRLGEQRLGRRVSVAVAGATGAPAYAEGGALVPASTTKLLTSVAALETIEPGTTFATTTVLRGNRLVVVGGGDPFLMREPDAPGTTSVPARADITTLARLSAEQLGERGVRRVRVGYDDTLFSGPAFNPRWPETYRGDVIAPITALWVDQGRPETGFGRVDDPAAVAAQVFAAALAEAGVRVQGSPSPARGRGDEVAVVESAPVDDVVDRLLQVSDNEATEVLLRHVGLATGGAGSFVDGVRGVERTLERLGVPAPRRLYDGSGLSRENLVSPATLVGLLQAVVGADEDDPVRAVLGGLPVAGFSGSLTFRFDDAPPAAVGAVRAKTGTLSGVSSLAGTVVTRDGVPLVFALMLDRVGAADEGFAQAALDSAAAALGACRCARGGSGAGGG; via the coding sequence GTGGTCCGACGTGACCCACGCCACTCCTCGGCGACGAGCCGTGACGACGCCGGACGCGCCTCGACGTGGGCGGTGCTGCTGCTCGTCCTGGTGCTCGCGGCCGGCGCGGCCACCTGGCGCCTCGACCTCGTCGACCCGGCCCGCGAGCGCGTCGAGAGCCTCTACGAGCAGGTGCTGGGGGGCGAGGAGGAGCCCGACCCGCGCACCGACCCGGCCGCCGTGCCGCCTCCCCCGGGGCTGAGCCTGCCCGCGCTGACCGACCCCGACCCGGTGGCCGACCCGGTCGATCCCGGGGCCGCCGGCGAGCCCAGCCCGACCGCCGTACGCCGGGTGCTCGAGCGGCGCCTGGGCGAGCAGCGGCTCGGCAGGCGGGTCAGCGTCGCGGTGGCCGGGGCGACCGGGGCGCCGGCGTACGCCGAGGGCGGGGCGCTGGTGCCGGCCTCGACCACCAAGCTGCTCACCTCGGTGGCCGCGCTCGAGACGATCGAGCCCGGCACCACCTTCGCCACGACCACGGTGCTGCGCGGCAACCGGCTGGTCGTCGTCGGCGGCGGCGACCCCTTCCTGATGCGCGAGCCCGACGCGCCGGGCACCACCAGCGTGCCGGCGCGCGCCGACATCACCACCCTGGCCCGGCTCAGCGCCGAGCAGCTCGGCGAGCGGGGGGTGCGCCGGGTGCGGGTCGGCTACGACGACACGCTCTTCTCGGGCCCGGCGTTCAACCCGCGCTGGCCCGAAACCTACCGCGGCGACGTGATCGCGCCGATCACCGCGCTGTGGGTCGACCAGGGCCGTCCCGAGACGGGCTTCGGTCGCGTCGACGACCCGGCGGCGGTGGCTGCGCAGGTCTTCGCCGCGGCGCTGGCCGAGGCCGGCGTGCGCGTGCAGGGCTCGCCGTCGCCGGCGCGCGGGCGCGGCGACGAGGTCGCGGTGGTCGAGAGCGCACCCGTCGACGACGTGGTCGACCGGCTGCTGCAGGTCAGCGACAACGAGGCGACCGAGGTGCTGCTGCGCCACGTCGGCCTGGCCACCGGCGGAGCCGGCAGCTTCGTCGACGGCGTCCGCGGCGTGGAGCGCACCCTCGAGCGGCTCGGGGTCCCCGCCCCGCGCCGCCTGTACGACGGCAGCGGGCTGTCGCGCGAGAACCTGGTCTCGCCCGCCACGCTGGTCGGCCTGCTCCAGGCGGTCGTCGGCGCCGACGAGGACGACCCGGTGCGCGCGGTGCTCGGCGGGCTGCCGGTGGCCGGCTTCAGCGGGTCGCTGACCTTCCGCTTCGACGACGCCCCGCCCGCGGCGGTCGGCGCGGTGCGGGCCAAGACCGGCACGCTCAGCGGGGTCAGCAGCCTGGCCGGCACCGTGGTGACCCGCGACGGCGTGCCCCTGGTGTTCGCGCTGATGCTCGACCGGGTCGGCGCGGCCGACGAGGGGTTCGCCCAGGCGGCGCTCGACAGCGCCGCGGCCGCCCTGGGGGCCTGCCGGTGCGCGCGGGGTGGGTCGGGCGCTGGCGGCGGGTGA
- a CDS encoding inorganic diphosphatase, translating into MTFDDRPSCRTDTRRQYVLEFDVLVEIPKGERNKYEVDHESGRLRLDRTLFTSTQYPADYGYIEETLGQDGDPLDALVILQQPTFPGCLIKCRAIGMFRMTDEAGGDDKVLCVPAADPRLEHLRDISHVSKFDRLEIQHFFEVYKDLEPGKSVEGAEWVGRTEAEAEVVASFERAKNNGH; encoded by the coding sequence ATGACTTTTGACGACCGGCCCTCGTGCCGGACCGACACGCGGAGGCAATACGTGCTGGAGTTCGACGTACTGGTGGAGATCCCCAAGGGCGAGCGGAACAAGTACGAGGTCGACCACGAGTCCGGCCGGCTGCGCCTGGACCGGACGCTCTTCACCTCGACCCAGTACCCCGCCGACTACGGCTACATCGAGGAGACCCTCGGCCAGGACGGCGACCCCCTCGACGCCCTGGTGATCCTGCAGCAGCCCACCTTCCCGGGCTGCCTGATCAAGTGCCGCGCGATCGGCATGTTCCGGATGACCGACGAGGCCGGCGGCGACGACAAGGTCCTCTGCGTCCCGGCCGCCGACCCGCGCCTGGAGCACCTGCGCGACATCAGCCACGTCTCGAAGTTCGACCGCCTCGAGATCCAGCACTTCTTCGAGGTCTACAAGGACCTCGAGCCCGGCAAGTCCGTCGAGGGCGCCGAGTGGGTGGGCCGCACCGAGGCCGAGGCCGAGGTCGTCGCCTCCTTCGAGCGGGCCAAGAACAACGGCCACTGA
- a CDS encoding zinc-dependent metalloprotease — protein sequence MTSPPQIIDWDLAVRLGTKLAGDGPVVERDEAARAVEELRAGAHRSTPLVAEFTGLHADADTAPVLVVDRGGWVQANADAFSTVLAPMVAKLVEKKPPSGVSLAVGSRITGAEVGGLLGFLAGKVLGQFDPFHDPAGRLLLVAPNVVQVERELGVDPSDFRLWVCLHEETHRVQFTAVPWMRDHIFSLVEQLSATMDGASLFEDGFARVKAAISGAGGPGGPGGSGSLVEMFSTPEQRDLMDQATGVMSLLEGHADVVMDGVGPEVIGSVEAIRSKFDERRKGAGTLDRLVRRLLGLDAKMAQYRDGAAFVRAVVDKVGMSEFNAVFAGPEHLPSKAEIHDPQAWVARVL from the coding sequence ATGACGAGCCCTCCGCAGATCATCGACTGGGACCTCGCCGTCCGCCTCGGGACCAAGCTGGCCGGCGACGGCCCGGTGGTGGAGCGCGACGAGGCCGCGCGTGCCGTGGAGGAGCTGCGCGCCGGGGCGCACCGCTCGACGCCGCTGGTCGCCGAGTTCACCGGCCTGCACGCCGACGCCGACACCGCGCCGGTGCTGGTGGTCGACCGGGGCGGGTGGGTGCAGGCCAACGCCGACGCCTTCAGCACCGTGCTGGCGCCGATGGTGGCCAAGCTGGTGGAGAAGAAGCCGCCGAGCGGGGTCTCGCTGGCGGTGGGCTCGCGGATCACCGGCGCCGAGGTGGGCGGGCTGCTGGGCTTCCTGGCCGGCAAGGTGCTGGGCCAGTTCGACCCCTTCCACGACCCCGCCGGCCGGCTGCTGCTGGTCGCGCCCAACGTGGTGCAGGTCGAGCGCGAGCTCGGCGTCGACCCGAGCGACTTCCGGCTGTGGGTGTGCCTGCACGAGGAGACCCACCGGGTGCAGTTCACGGCGGTGCCGTGGATGCGCGACCACATCTTCTCGCTGGTCGAGCAGCTCAGCGCGACGATGGACGGTGCGAGCCTGTTCGAGGACGGGTTCGCCCGGGTCAAGGCCGCCATCAGCGGCGCGGGCGGCCCAGGCGGCCCAGGCGGGTCCGGCAGCCTGGTCGAGATGTTCAGCACCCCCGAGCAGCGCGACCTGATGGACCAGGCGACCGGCGTGATGTCGCTGCTCGAGGGTCACGCCGACGTCGTCATGGACGGCGTCGGGCCCGAGGTGATCGGCTCGGTCGAGGCGATCCGCTCGAAGTTCGACGAGCGCCGCAAGGGCGCCGGCACCCTCGACCGGCTGGTGCGCCGGCTGCTGGGCCTCGACGCCAAGATGGCGCAGTACCGCGACGGTGCGGCGTTCGTGCGGGCGGTCGTCGACAAGGTCGGGATGAGCGAGTTCAACGCCGTCTTCGCCGGCCCGGAGCACCTGCCCAGCAAGGCCGAGATCCACGACCCGCAGGCCTGGGTCGCGCGCGTCCTGTGA
- a CDS encoding acyl-CoA dehydrogenase family protein — translation MSTETPAPVPPAETREVPAPPGPAPDRAAEGAETRADGYVRPDVDVAALQRLLDGRYAEVRDLVRRNLVESADILTDAETLSRDDYRDRVRDLVVEMAATGQTGMGFPTEYGGGGDLGASIAAFETLAFGDLSVLVKVGVQFGLFGGAIQQLGTERHHREYLPRVVTGELLGCFAMTETGHGSNVQALGTVATYDVETGEFVITTTTEDAGKDYIGNAAAHGEVAVVFAQLEVGGEGRGVHAFVVPIRVDGQPAPGVRIEDDGLKMGLNGVDNGRLWFDHVRVPRASLLNRFADVTEAGVYESPIENPNRRFFTMLGTLVTGRVSVGAAGISASKVALAVAVKYALRRRQFEATDDEQEELLLDYGMHQRRLLPLLARTYALHFAQEELSGQLHDVLTGQVDDEQTKRELESRAAGTKALGTWHATRTIQECREACGGAGYLAENRFTALKADTDVFTTFEGDNHVLLQLVAKGLLTDYASEFEDMDQLGMARFVAGLAVETVVEKTRVHQLLQRVRDLLPGGDEWDQEAGLLDPDYQLAMLRFREEHMISGAARRLKRGIDQGMHPGAVFSRVQDHVIGAASAHMERLVLEAFVAKTRSLPDGDQKVALMLLCDLHALSAIEADRAWFMEHGRLSAQRSKAISREVASLCRKVRPLANDLVDAFGVPTEMLRAPALVGDLG, via the coding sequence GCCGCCGAGGGCGCGGAGACCCGCGCCGACGGCTACGTGCGGCCCGACGTCGACGTGGCGGCGCTGCAGCGGCTGCTCGACGGCCGCTACGCCGAGGTGCGCGACCTCGTGCGGCGCAACCTCGTCGAGAGCGCCGACATCCTCACCGACGCCGAGACGCTGAGCCGCGACGACTACCGCGACCGGGTCAGGGACCTCGTCGTCGAGATGGCCGCGACCGGCCAGACCGGGATGGGCTTCCCCACCGAGTACGGCGGCGGCGGCGACCTCGGCGCCTCCATCGCGGCCTTCGAGACCCTGGCCTTCGGCGACCTGTCGGTGCTGGTCAAGGTGGGGGTCCAGTTCGGGCTGTTCGGCGGGGCGATCCAGCAGCTCGGCACCGAGCGGCACCACCGGGAGTACCTGCCCCGGGTGGTCACCGGCGAGCTGCTCGGCTGCTTCGCGATGACCGAGACCGGGCACGGCTCCAACGTGCAGGCGCTCGGCACGGTCGCGACGTACGACGTCGAGACCGGCGAGTTCGTCATCACCACCACGACCGAGGACGCCGGCAAGGACTACATCGGCAACGCCGCCGCGCACGGCGAGGTCGCCGTCGTCTTCGCCCAGCTCGAGGTGGGCGGCGAGGGACGCGGCGTGCACGCCTTCGTGGTGCCGATCCGGGTCGACGGGCAGCCCGCGCCCGGGGTGCGCATCGAGGACGACGGGCTGAAGATGGGCCTCAACGGCGTCGACAACGGCCGGCTGTGGTTCGACCACGTGCGGGTGCCCCGCGCGAGCCTGCTCAACCGCTTCGCCGACGTCACCGAGGCCGGCGTCTACGAGAGCCCCATCGAGAACCCCAACCGGCGCTTCTTCACGATGCTCGGCACCCTGGTCACCGGCCGGGTCAGCGTCGGCGCGGCCGGCATCAGCGCCAGCAAGGTCGCGCTCGCCGTGGCGGTCAAGTACGCCCTGCGGCGCCGCCAGTTCGAGGCCACCGACGACGAGCAGGAGGAGCTGCTGCTCGACTACGGGATGCACCAGCGCCGGCTGCTGCCGCTGCTGGCGCGCACCTACGCCCTGCACTTCGCCCAGGAGGAGCTCTCCGGACAGCTGCACGACGTGCTGACCGGCCAGGTCGACGACGAGCAGACCAAGCGCGAGCTCGAGTCGCGCGCGGCCGGTACCAAGGCGCTCGGCACCTGGCACGCCACCCGCACCATCCAGGAGTGCCGCGAGGCGTGCGGCGGCGCCGGCTACCTGGCCGAGAACCGCTTCACCGCGCTCAAGGCCGACACCGACGTCTTCACCACCTTCGAGGGCGACAACCACGTGCTGCTGCAGCTGGTGGCCAAGGGCCTGCTGACCGACTACGCCAGCGAGTTCGAGGACATGGACCAGCTGGGCATGGCCCGCTTCGTGGCCGGCCTCGCCGTCGAGACGGTCGTGGAGAAGACCCGGGTGCACCAGCTGCTGCAGCGGGTGCGCGACCTGCTGCCCGGCGGCGACGAGTGGGACCAGGAGGCCGGGCTGCTCGACCCCGACTACCAGCTCGCGATGCTGCGCTTCCGCGAGGAGCACATGATCAGCGGCGCCGCGCGCCGGCTCAAGCGCGGCATCGACCAGGGCATGCACCCCGGCGCCGTCTTCTCCCGGGTGCAGGACCACGTCATCGGCGCCGCCTCGGCCCACATGGAGCGCCTGGTGCTCGAGGCGTTCGTCGCCAAGACCCGCTCGCTGCCCGACGGCGACCAGAAGGTCGCCCTCATGCTGCTCTGCGACCTCCACGCGCTGTCGGCGATCGAGGCCGACCGGGCGTGGTTCATGGAGCACGGCCGGCTCTCCGCGCAGCGCTCCAAGGCGATCAGCCGCGAGGTGGCCTCGCTGTGCCGCAAGGTCCGCCCGCTCGCCAACGACCTCGTCGACGCCTTCGGGGTGCCCACCGAGATGCTGCGCGCGCCTGCGCTGGTGGGCGACCTGGGCTGA
- the hpt gene encoding hypoxanthine phosphoribosyltransferase has product MDSAHVEHDLVNVLFTEEQIQDRLKEMAAQIEQDYEGEELLIVGILRGAVMVMADLARSFTRHLEMDWMAVSSYGSGTKSSGVVRILKDLDTDISGRHVVIVDEIIDTGLTLSWLTSNLSSRNPASVEIATLLRKPEALQMPVDVKYVGWDIPNEFVVGYGLDYREKYRNLRDIATLAPHVYS; this is encoded by the coding sequence ATGGACTCTGCCCACGTGGAGCACGACCTCGTCAACGTCCTCTTCACCGAGGAACAGATCCAGGACCGGCTCAAGGAGATGGCCGCCCAGATCGAGCAGGACTACGAGGGCGAGGAGCTCCTCATCGTCGGCATCCTGCGCGGTGCGGTGATGGTGATGGCCGACCTGGCCCGCTCCTTCACCCGCCACCTCGAGATGGACTGGATGGCGGTGAGCTCCTACGGCTCCGGCACCAAGTCCAGCGGCGTGGTGCGCATCCTCAAGGACCTCGACACCGACATCTCCGGGCGCCACGTGGTGATCGTCGACGAGATCATCGACACCGGCCTGACCCTGTCGTGGCTGACCTCCAACCTCAGCAGCCGCAACCCGGCCAGCGTCGAGATCGCCACCCTGCTGCGCAAGCCCGAGGCGCTGCAGATGCCCGTCGACGTCAAGTACGTCGGCTGGGACATCCCCAACGAGTTCGTCGTCGGCTACGGCCTCGACTACCGCGAGAAGTACCGCAACCTGCGCGACATCGCCACCCTCGCCCCGCACGTCTACTCCTGA